The Alteromonas stellipolaris genome includes a region encoding these proteins:
- a CDS encoding efflux RND transporter periplasmic adaptor subunit, which produces MKKLISSTRLVGLICSVALIMVLVINATAVEQTGHIRSDFIPVVDIQKVELRQHQIMIRGYGEIAPYESTQLSSELSGKVIQWNPEFTPGGVIKKGELLFKIESDTYHARVLRSKENYAMARTRLIEERAKANVAAKDVADVAQEKISALYLREPQLLQAQRAVDAALAELELAERMLDECNVVAPFDSLVVRRDIGKGQFVNVGQTVALLHNIEFAEIHVPIAGFDAAFLPDQINDLPAKVESATGVSRQVNISRDLGIVDSITRMRKVVVKVDDPYGIATDRQPMRFGEFVEVSFLGKQITSAYKVPRQSLVDQGVWLINEDNQLKNESVSVLRSEPGFYLVKGDLGNTALIVTSLPDFPIEGTIVNPRSPASPVL; this is translated from the coding sequence ATGAAAAAACTAATCTCAAGCACACGTTTAGTAGGTTTAATCTGCTCAGTGGCATTGATAATGGTGTTAGTTATCAATGCCACTGCCGTAGAGCAAACCGGTCATATTCGAAGTGATTTCATTCCTGTTGTAGATATTCAAAAGGTTGAACTCAGGCAGCACCAAATTATGATCCGTGGGTATGGTGAGATTGCTCCTTATGAAAGTACTCAACTTTCTTCAGAGTTGTCGGGAAAAGTCATACAGTGGAATCCAGAATTTACCCCTGGTGGAGTCATCAAAAAGGGGGAACTACTCTTCAAAATAGAAAGCGATACTTATCACGCACGTGTATTAAGATCGAAAGAAAATTATGCCATGGCACGAACTCGTCTAATTGAAGAGCGCGCCAAAGCTAATGTTGCAGCCAAAGACGTAGCAGATGTAGCACAGGAAAAAATTAGCGCCCTGTATTTACGCGAGCCACAACTCCTTCAGGCTCAGCGTGCAGTTGACGCTGCATTAGCAGAGCTAGAACTCGCAGAGCGAATGCTGGATGAATGTAATGTGGTAGCACCATTTGATTCACTTGTTGTGCGGCGAGACATTGGCAAAGGGCAATTTGTCAATGTGGGACAAACGGTCGCCCTGTTACATAACATTGAATTTGCAGAAATTCATGTACCCATTGCAGGTTTCGACGCCGCATTTTTGCCTGACCAAATTAATGACTTACCAGCGAAAGTAGAAAGCGCGACCGGAGTTTCAAGACAAGTTAATATTTCACGAGATCTTGGTATCGTCGATAGCATAACGAGAATGCGCAAGGTGGTAGTTAAGGTTGACGATCCTTACGGAATTGCAACAGATAGGCAACCCATGCGTTTTGGTGAGTTTGTCGAAGTTAGTTTTCTGGGAAAGCAAATAACGTCAGCGTACAAAGTACCTCGCCAGTCATTGGTTGACCAAGGTGTATGGCTTATCAATGAAGATAACCAGCTGAAGAATGAATCGGTATCAGTACTGCGTTCCGAGCCTGGTTTTTATTTAGTAAAAGGGGATTTGGGCAATACTGCTCTTATAGTGACTAGTCTGCCGGATTTTCCAATTGAAGGCACTATCGTCAACCCTCGTTCACCCGCTTCGCCGGTATTGTGA
- a CDS encoding winged helix-turn-helix domain-containing protein, protein MISIEKYGNLDWLGSNIIIVGDYAVDFKKSRISRGEERIKLEPLAMELLCYLVSRKGEYVSQRELLKNVWGGRVVSDNAIRRVVKKLRDALGDEPRDPKYIKTVPNKGYLLIADVVIDEHQPIPPIPKTAIEADQNETSSTDLKTFQSKQPQPVTKTSDKHKTRKLVVLTLLTVFALIFALYLLSSTVFKSDDTVSITPLMSMPGEEHWTDYNAQNSAIIFSHRKTANGFFDLYLRTADKHTIRKLTNGGANHNAPSWSNDGKKIAYQRQLGDKAELVILSISESMKVEKSEVIYSYDSLQPSLDWSPDDSSLYFAHRQSIDHPYSIFSINITTREITQITFPNIGNLGDYAAQFSPDGRFLATFRYLRYGLVHLIIVDVTRGKILSDRKVESTPITLSWNNKSTGVYFSTKGKLHFFNNEKQSFTSLPIEGYELKSVFAHCGNDCLIANTADDNNRDVKELANPFFSSENDQLDFFELPMLGDEGHPIYSNDPDEVVFRAVIKNTSQIVSYSAQVGLEVLTQFDRGYRINNLQFNPKQDLVLGLQEEQIFVLDVGTGNIEFVSKQMENAQRPNWSDDGQSIYYSRRELGTTALIKYNLQSGEHERLLENIIEAKEDKGGRHIYLLNNDGELHKAQIGNLEQSKFIGNIPIFSNISWHIFDHTLYYSAPEGKNFTLNKIDMQTKQTTTIPWLKNTYYAKFELHSSGKKLLLLQENTPSTELVEIRNL, encoded by the coding sequence ATGATAAGTATAGAAAAATATGGAAATTTAGACTGGCTTGGCAGCAATATTATAATCGTTGGTGATTATGCCGTTGACTTCAAAAAGTCGCGTATTTCCCGCGGCGAAGAACGTATTAAGCTAGAGCCACTCGCTATGGAATTGCTTTGCTACCTTGTTTCTCGTAAAGGTGAATATGTTAGTCAAAGAGAATTGCTTAAAAATGTATGGGGTGGCCGGGTCGTTTCTGATAACGCGATTCGTCGTGTTGTAAAAAAATTGAGGGATGCCTTAGGTGACGAACCTAGGGATCCCAAATACATAAAAACAGTACCAAATAAAGGCTATTTGCTCATCGCCGATGTTGTTATTGATGAGCATCAACCGATACCCCCTATTCCTAAAACTGCCATAGAAGCTGACCAAAATGAAACATCAAGCACTGACCTGAAAACATTTCAGAGCAAACAACCGCAGCCAGTTACAAAAACATCAGATAAACATAAAACGAGAAAACTTGTTGTTCTGACTTTGCTTACAGTCTTTGCCCTAATATTCGCACTGTATTTACTTTCATCCACAGTTTTCAAGTCTGATGACACTGTTTCCATTACACCTTTGATGTCTATGCCTGGCGAGGAGCATTGGACAGATTACAATGCGCAAAACAGTGCGATTATCTTTTCTCACCGAAAAACGGCCAACGGTTTTTTTGATCTCTACCTTAGGACGGCCGATAAGCATACGATAAGAAAGCTAACCAATGGCGGTGCAAACCACAATGCACCTTCGTGGTCTAATGATGGGAAGAAAATTGCTTATCAACGTCAATTAGGTGATAAAGCAGAGTTGGTTATACTTTCGATCTCAGAAAGTATGAAAGTTGAAAAATCCGAGGTTATTTATTCCTACGACTCGCTTCAGCCGAGTCTGGATTGGTCGCCTGATGACAGCTCACTTTACTTTGCACACCGTCAAAGCATAGATCACCCCTATTCCATCTTTTCAATCAACATTACTACGCGGGAAATTACGCAAATTACCTTTCCCAATATTGGTAACTTGGGTGATTACGCCGCACAGTTTTCCCCTGATGGAAGATTTTTAGCAACCTTCAGGTATTTGAGGTACGGCCTTGTTCATCTTATTATTGTGGATGTGACAAGGGGCAAGATACTTAGCGATAGAAAAGTTGAAAGTACGCCGATAACGTTAAGTTGGAACAATAAAAGCACTGGTGTCTACTTTTCCACTAAAGGAAAACTACACTTTTTCAACAATGAAAAGCAATCCTTCACTAGCCTCCCTATCGAAGGATACGAATTAAAATCTGTGTTCGCTCATTGCGGAAATGATTGCCTTATAGCAAATACGGCTGACGACAACAATCGCGATGTTAAGGAGTTAGCCAACCCATTTTTTTCATCTGAAAATGACCAGTTAGATTTCTTTGAATTACCGATGTTAGGAGATGAAGGGCATCCAATTTACAGCAACGATCCCGACGAAGTCGTATTTAGGGCCGTTATCAAAAATACCTCACAAATAGTAAGTTACTCTGCACAAGTCGGTCTTGAAGTACTTACCCAGTTTGATCGAGGTTACCGAATTAACAACCTACAGTTTAATCCAAAGCAAGATCTTGTATTAGGCCTTCAAGAGGAACAGATATTTGTTTTAGACGTGGGTACTGGAAATATTGAGTTTGTTAGCAAGCAAATGGAAAATGCCCAGCGCCCTAACTGGAGTGACGATGGCCAGAGCATTTATTACTCTCGTCGTGAACTGGGCACCACTGCACTCATCAAATACAATTTACAGAGTGGAGAGCACGAACGGCTGTTAGAGAACATCATCGAGGCCAAAGAAGACAAGGGAGGTCGCCACATCTACCTCCTCAATAATGACGGTGAGTTACATAAAGCGCAGATAGGGAATCTTGAACAGAGCAAATTTATAGGCAATATCCCTATCTTTTCAAATATTTCTTGGCATATCTTTGACCACACACTTTACTACTCAGCACCAGAAGGTAAAAACTTTACGTTAAATAAAATCGACATGCAAACGAAGCAAACTACCACAATTCCCTGGCTGAAAAACACCTACTATGCAAAATTTGAACTGCATTCCAGTGGGAAGAAGTTACTGTTATTGCAAGAAAACACTCCCTCTACCGAGTTGGTAGAAATAAGAAACCTGTGA
- a CDS encoding non-ribosomal peptide synthetase encodes MNCESASPPNSYSLTSSQMEIYLDQARDPSSTAYNTGGYARFFNPLDVEAMQRAIDSVIKSHDVFHIAFTEQDGEVVQTYNTSKTKVQYLDFADCEDPQTEARVWVEEQFQLVFQLNEHGLYSTYVLKVSDKEYWLVLYAHHLILDGLSYGIWTENIFREYFALTGGRFKEVDEPVQFQELAEKSYKYAASKSFAKSAGFWQQQLERQFEPVLKPRHTLSDSDSGTCMVSKVICPAYYQRLIDFSESIGTTIHQLFIGTLYSYFAACSGRKLIPICLPFHNRTGPAKRAIGCFASVSPLLLNVDTTSSFPDLLAGLSDGLRSISRHTKYPISKVLHQARKHQPHINHLFDINFNYYKVAFDIDTNGAELETNSLRTGQQPPFKFHLCEFRAKQDIQIQIEAQLAYFSEHECESILERVMFMIEQIVANPQIRIDEFKLVGPKDQNNYANLNHRANEVSSLSNITLCQLFEQHAHDKPHDSAIVFKDQSLTFEALNKKANQLANKILNLNAKTDTNVPKPVGLCVNRSIEMLIGLLGIVKAGAAYVPIDPKAPAERLRYIRENADLDIIVSDHSSSVLLPDALPHTVLIDEALDPQWLAQYSVSNLGVPVSYEDAMYIIYTSGSTGHPKGVSVSNANVMHLQNAMVKTLSEHNLQAPFKWAWNAPVYFDASVQALTLLAKGAELYLLDDEHRTEPDLLARYLDSQKIDLLDTTPSLLDVLIKAADFAQVKLPNLLVGGEAISSTLWQQISKHCNRSKRFALNVYGPTECTVNTTFALIEANRAPTIGKSLPGTEVFVLNESKQLLPHGVEGELAIGGHGVAQGYINNPVMTDKHFISHPNIGRLYLTGDLVSLSADGNLEYKGRVDHQIKLRGHRVELGEIEEVLCRHDSVSGAVVTFENEQLRAFVVSEDVSQNALQRYLKKLLPSYMQVSHIEFIPEIPITINGKKDRKKLAAMKVESITDQYVAPQNETQSAIQQIWHKLLEREDIGIEDNFFDIGGHSLMAIRIASACRELFQVEVKLSEFMEAPTIKQLAERIINAAKAHSAAAQVIHTNLNPKNNQRVIL; translated from the coding sequence ATGAATTGTGAAAGCGCATCACCTCCAAATAGTTATTCGTTAACGTCTTCACAGATGGAGATATATCTGGATCAGGCTCGCGACCCCAGTAGTACAGCGTACAACACAGGTGGCTATGCACGATTTTTCAATCCACTTGATGTCGAAGCGATGCAACGCGCCATTGATAGTGTAATCAAGAGTCATGACGTGTTTCATATTGCATTTACAGAGCAGGACGGAGAAGTCGTACAAACCTATAATACGTCAAAGACAAAAGTACAGTACCTGGATTTTGCCGATTGTGAGGATCCGCAAACTGAAGCTCGAGTATGGGTTGAAGAGCAATTTCAACTGGTATTTCAGCTAAATGAGCATGGCCTCTACAGCACTTATGTCCTCAAAGTCTCAGATAAGGAGTATTGGTTAGTACTCTATGCACATCATCTCATCTTGGATGGCCTAAGTTACGGCATTTGGACCGAAAATATTTTCAGAGAATATTTTGCTCTGACAGGGGGGCGGTTCAAAGAGGTTGACGAACCAGTCCAATTTCAAGAGCTCGCCGAAAAATCATACAAGTATGCAGCAAGTAAGTCCTTTGCGAAGTCGGCTGGATTCTGGCAGCAGCAGTTGGAGCGTCAGTTTGAACCAGTTTTAAAGCCACGCCACACGTTAAGCGATAGTGACTCTGGAACATGTATGGTGAGCAAAGTAATTTGCCCTGCCTATTATCAACGCCTGATTGATTTTTCAGAATCTATCGGTACCACTATTCATCAGCTTTTTATCGGCACACTTTACAGTTACTTCGCAGCGTGCTCCGGAAGGAAACTGATTCCAATTTGTTTACCTTTTCACAATCGTACCGGCCCTGCAAAGCGGGCGATAGGGTGCTTTGCCAGTGTAAGCCCGTTGTTGTTGAATGTTGATACGACCAGCTCTTTCCCCGATTTACTTGCTGGCTTAAGCGATGGGTTACGGTCAATATCGCGACACACTAAATATCCAATCAGTAAGGTGCTGCATCAGGCCCGAAAACATCAACCACATATCAATCATCTTTTTGATATTAATTTTAATTACTACAAAGTTGCATTCGATATTGATACGAATGGCGCTGAACTTGAAACAAACTCATTGCGCACAGGACAGCAGCCCCCTTTCAAGTTTCATTTGTGTGAGTTCAGGGCTAAGCAGGACATTCAAATACAAATAGAGGCACAGCTAGCCTATTTCTCAGAGCATGAGTGTGAAAGCATTTTAGAACGAGTCATGTTCATGATTGAGCAAATTGTCGCTAACCCACAAATTCGTATAGATGAGTTCAAGCTTGTTGGTCCCAAAGATCAAAACAATTATGCAAATCTCAATCACAGAGCTAATGAAGTCAGTAGCCTTAGCAATATAACGCTTTGTCAGCTATTTGAACAACATGCTCATGACAAGCCTCACGATAGTGCCATTGTATTCAAAGACCAATCTCTCACGTTTGAGGCGCTGAATAAAAAAGCGAATCAATTGGCCAATAAGATTTTAAACCTTAACGCCAAGACTGATACAAATGTGCCCAAACCGGTTGGCTTATGTGTTAATCGCTCTATCGAAATGCTCATCGGGCTATTAGGCATTGTCAAAGCGGGAGCCGCTTACGTGCCGATAGATCCAAAAGCCCCCGCAGAGCGGCTTAGGTACATACGAGAAAATGCAGATTTGGACATCATTGTTTCAGATCATAGCAGCAGCGTGCTTTTGCCAGATGCCCTGCCGCATACAGTGCTAATCGATGAGGCGCTCGATCCTCAATGGCTCGCGCAATACTCGGTCAGTAATTTGGGTGTACCTGTGTCATATGAGGACGCGATGTACATTATTTACACCTCTGGCTCTACTGGACATCCCAAAGGCGTAAGTGTTTCCAACGCCAATGTCATGCACTTGCAAAATGCTATGGTGAAGACACTAAGCGAACATAATTTGCAAGCCCCATTCAAATGGGCCTGGAACGCGCCCGTATACTTTGATGCCTCCGTTCAGGCACTTACCCTTCTTGCAAAAGGCGCAGAGCTATATCTTCTGGATGATGAGCACAGAACTGAGCCTGATCTGCTTGCCCGATATCTGGATAGCCAGAAGATTGACCTTCTGGATACCACCCCGTCACTGCTGGATGTTCTGATTAAAGCGGCTGACTTCGCGCAAGTGAAATTACCTAACTTACTTGTTGGTGGAGAAGCGATTTCATCGACACTCTGGCAGCAAATCAGCAAGCACTGTAATCGTTCAAAGCGTTTTGCTCTGAACGTGTATGGGCCGACAGAGTGCACGGTAAACACAACATTTGCGCTAATTGAAGCGAACCGGGCACCAACGATAGGTAAGAGTTTACCTGGAACGGAAGTATTTGTTCTTAATGAAAGCAAGCAGTTACTCCCTCATGGTGTTGAAGGTGAGCTGGCAATTGGTGGTCATGGCGTCGCCCAGGGGTACATCAATAATCCGGTGATGACTGATAAACATTTTATCAGTCATCCAAACATTGGCCGACTTTACCTTACTGGTGATCTGGTCAGTTTGTCAGCGGACGGAAACCTGGAATACAAAGGTCGTGTTGACCATCAAATAAAGCTGCGCGGCCACAGAGTTGAACTTGGGGAAATTGAGGAAGTGTTATGCCGACATGACAGCGTCAGCGGTGCGGTAGTAACGTTTGAAAATGAACAACTTAGAGCCTTTGTTGTGTCAGAGGACGTTTCTCAGAATGCGCTTCAGCGATACCTTAAAAAATTGCTCCCTTCCTATATGCAGGTTAGCCACATCGAATTTATTCCAGAGATTCCCATCACGATAAATGGGAAGAAAGATCGCAAAAAACTTGCGGCGATGAAAGTGGAATCAATTACAGACCAGTACGTTGCTCCTCAAAACGAGACTCAAAGTGCCATTCAACAAATTTGGCACAAGCTCCTTGAGCGCGAAGACATTGGCATAGAAGACAACTTCTTCGATATCGGCGGGCATTCGTTAATGGCTATTCGCATTGCCAGTGCCTGTAGGGAGTTGTTTCAGGTGGAAGTCAAACTTTCTGAATTTATGGAAGCACCAACCATAAAGCAACTTGCCGAACGAATCATTAATGCAGCAAAGGCTCACAGCGCTGCTGCTCAAGTTATACACACAAATCTGAATCCTAAAAATAATCAAAGGGTAATACTATGA